A window of the Microbacterium sp. LWH13-1.2 genome harbors these coding sequences:
- a CDS encoding DUF3043 domain-containing protein, giving the protein MATSPVSPPTNDDASETPGSGKGRATPTRAEQEAARRRPLVANTKEAKAAARAELNERRNRAQAGLAAGEEKFLPARDKGPQRRWVRDYVDAGWHPAEFVMGVMVLVILISLLPANLAIGGFAIAGWAYLVMMAYLILAIGGMVLLGFRVKRKVAAKFGQERMERGLGWYAAMRSLQMRFMRLPKAQVKRGDYPA; this is encoded by the coding sequence GTGGCCACTTCCCCTGTCTCCCCTCCGACGAACGACGACGCCTCCGAGACGCCAGGCTCGGGCAAGGGACGCGCGACGCCGACCCGGGCCGAGCAGGAGGCCGCGCGCCGTCGCCCTCTCGTCGCGAACACCAAGGAGGCCAAGGCCGCGGCACGTGCCGAGCTCAACGAGCGACGCAACCGTGCGCAGGCAGGTCTCGCAGCCGGCGAGGAGAAGTTCCTCCCTGCACGCGACAAGGGCCCGCAGCGCCGCTGGGTTCGCGACTACGTGGACGCCGGATGGCACCCCGCGGAGTTCGTGATGGGCGTGATGGTTCTCGTGATCCTCATCTCGCTGCTCCCTGCCAATCTCGCGATCGGTGGATTCGCCATCGCCGGCTGGGCGTACCTGGTCATGATGGCCTACCTGATCCTCGCGATCGGCGGCATGGTGCTCCTGGGCTTCCGCGTCAAGCGCAAGGTCGCAGCGAAGTTCGGCCAGGAGCGCATGGAGCGCGGCCTCGGCTGGTACGCCGCCATGCGGTCGCTGCAGATGCGCTTCATGCGCCTGCCGAAGGCCCAGGTCAAGCGCGGCGACTACCCCGCCTGA
- the lspA gene encoding signal peptidase II, giving the protein MKYLTTENLPLQEPVPVLGEFLQLYYVRNPGAAFSLGSDVTWIFTIALAVVAGVIVWKAFGLRSRLWAVVLGCLLGGVLGNLTDRLFRDPGFPMGHVVDMISMPWMMPAIFNVADIFIVTGMISVALLVVFGLRFDGTRERDHAPVETDEEAEAVAIAEEADAVEQTDVSRTDSTSPDAPAAASDGR; this is encoded by the coding sequence GTGAAGTACCTCACCACCGAGAACCTGCCGCTGCAAGAGCCCGTCCCGGTGCTCGGTGAATTCCTTCAGCTGTACTACGTGCGCAATCCCGGTGCCGCGTTCTCGCTCGGGTCCGATGTCACGTGGATCTTCACCATCGCGCTGGCGGTCGTCGCCGGTGTGATCGTGTGGAAGGCCTTCGGTCTGCGCTCCCGGCTCTGGGCCGTCGTCCTCGGCTGCCTTCTCGGGGGAGTGCTCGGCAACCTCACGGATCGCCTCTTCCGCGATCCCGGTTTCCCCATGGGGCACGTGGTCGACATGATCTCGATGCCGTGGATGATGCCGGCGATCTTCAACGTCGCGGACATCTTCATCGTCACGGGAATGATCTCCGTGGCGTTGCTCGTCGTCTTCGGGCTGCGTTTCGACGGCACGCGCGAACGGGACCACGCCCCCGTGGAGACAGACGAAGAGGCCGAGGCCGTCGCGATCGCCGAAGAGGCGGATGCCGTGGAGCAGACGGACGTCTCACGCACCGACAGCACGTCTCCCGATGCGCCCGCCGCCGCGTCGGACGGGCGCTGA
- a CDS encoding sigma-70 family RNA polymerase sigma factor, which produces MSTDSEIIRRSLDQPSAFAELFDRHARAVNAFATYRIGRHAAEDVLSETFLVAFRRRADFDLTKDSASPWLLGIASTLIRRHRVVEAKHWRSFAAVASGEEHATLGGVEDAMRRVDAEREVRALRERIAALAPKDRETLLLYAWQGLSYDQIAEALAVPVGTVRSRLNRVRRRLDPTRRIQAFEKLQGGEVHGRV; this is translated from the coding sequence GTGAGCACAGACAGTGAGATCATCCGCCGGTCGCTGGATCAGCCGTCGGCCTTCGCAGAGCTGTTCGACCGGCACGCCCGCGCGGTGAACGCCTTCGCGACTTATCGCATCGGTCGGCATGCCGCAGAAGACGTGCTCAGCGAGACCTTCCTCGTGGCCTTCCGCCGCAGGGCGGACTTCGACCTGACGAAAGACTCGGCCTCGCCGTGGCTGCTCGGAATCGCTTCCACGCTGATCCGCCGTCATCGAGTGGTCGAGGCGAAGCACTGGCGATCGTTCGCTGCAGTGGCCTCCGGTGAGGAGCACGCGACGCTCGGCGGAGTGGAGGACGCGATGAGGCGCGTCGACGCGGAGCGTGAAGTACGTGCTCTCAGAGAGCGCATCGCGGCGCTCGCCCCGAAGGATCGGGAGACGCTGCTTCTGTATGCCTGGCAGGGGCTGAGCTATGACCAGATCGCGGAGGCGCTCGCGGTGCCCGTCGGCACCGTGCGTTCGCGGCTGAACAGGGTACGCAGACGGTTGGATCCCACGCGAAGGATCCAGGCATTCGAGAAGCTGCAGGGAGGGGAAGTCCATGGACGTGTTTGA
- a CDS encoding RluA family pseudouridine synthase, translating into MEFRSLPVPDGLEGTRVDAALAKMLGFSRTFAADVAAAGGVRLDGVTLDKSDRLRGGGWLEVEWQPKEEPRIIPIAVPELGIVYDDDDIVVVDKPTGVAAHPSLGWEGPTVVGALAAAGFRVATSGAPERQGVVHRLDVGTSGLMVVAKSESAYTALKHAFKERTVEKIYHAVVQGHPDPLMGTIDAPIGRHPNHSWKFAVVPDGKPSVTHYETLEAFPGASLLEIHLETGRTHQIRVHMAALRHPCVGDPLYGADPTLSAKLGLTRQWLHAHKLAFSHPATGEWVQFESAYPADFEHALAVLRGE; encoded by the coding sequence GTGGAGTTCCGCTCCCTTCCCGTTCCTGACGGGCTGGAGGGAACGCGCGTCGACGCCGCCTTGGCGAAGATGCTCGGCTTCTCCCGGACCTTCGCCGCGGACGTCGCCGCCGCCGGAGGCGTGCGTCTCGACGGCGTCACACTCGACAAGTCCGATCGTCTTCGCGGCGGCGGATGGCTCGAAGTGGAGTGGCAGCCGAAAGAGGAGCCGCGGATCATCCCGATCGCGGTACCGGAACTCGGGATCGTCTACGACGATGACGACATCGTGGTGGTCGACAAGCCCACAGGCGTCGCCGCCCACCCGTCTCTCGGCTGGGAGGGCCCCACGGTGGTGGGCGCTCTCGCCGCCGCAGGGTTCCGAGTGGCTACGAGCGGTGCGCCCGAGCGTCAGGGCGTCGTGCACCGCCTCGACGTCGGCACCAGCGGGCTGATGGTCGTCGCCAAGAGCGAGTCCGCCTACACGGCGCTCAAGCACGCCTTCAAAGAGCGAACGGTCGAGAAGATCTACCACGCGGTCGTGCAGGGGCACCCCGATCCGTTGATGGGGACGATCGACGCGCCGATCGGTCGGCACCCGAATCACTCGTGGAAGTTCGCGGTCGTGCCCGACGGCAAGCCCTCGGTGACCCACTACGAGACGCTCGAGGCGTTCCCGGGTGCTTCGCTCCTCGAGATCCATCTCGAGACCGGTCGCACGCACCAGATCCGCGTGCACATGGCCGCACTCCGGCATCCGTGTGTCGGCGACCCCCTCTACGGGGCGGACCCCACGCTGTCGGCGAAACTCGGTCTCACCCGCCAGTGGCTGCATGCGCACAAACTCGCGTTCTCGCACCCGGCGACGGGGGAGTGGGTGCAGTTCGAGTCGGCGTATCCTGCGGACTTCGAGCACGCGCTGGCGGTTCTGCGAGGCGAGTGA
- the nrdR gene encoding transcriptional regulator NrdR: protein MHCPFCRHSDSRVIDSRTSDDGLSIRRRRQCPECGGRFTTTETASLNVIKRSGVMEPFSREKVISGVRKACQGRPVTEADLAILAQRVEEAVRQTGVSQLDTNEIGLAILGPLRDLDEVAYLRFASVYQAFDSLEDFESAITDLRADHAKPEPADR from the coding sequence ATGCACTGCCCCTTCTGCCGTCACTCGGACTCTCGGGTCATCGATTCCCGCACCAGCGACGACGGTCTGTCGATCCGCAGACGACGGCAGTGCCCCGAGTGCGGCGGCCGGTTCACGACGACCGAGACGGCGAGCCTCAACGTCATCAAGCGGTCAGGCGTCATGGAGCCGTTCAGCCGCGAGAAGGTCATATCCGGTGTGCGCAAAGCCTGCCAGGGTCGACCCGTGACCGAAGCCGACCTGGCCATCCTCGCCCAGCGGGTGGAGGAGGCCGTGCGGCAGACCGGTGTGTCTCAGCTCGACACGAACGAGATCGGGCTGGCGATCCTCGGTCCGCTCCGCGATCTCGACGAGGTCGCGTACCTGCGGTTCGCGAGCGTCTATCAGGCGTTCGATTCACTGGAGGACTTCGAGAGCGCGATCACCGATCTCCGTGCCGACCACGCGAAGCCGGAGCCCGCCGACCGGTAA
- a CDS encoding GNAT family N-acetyltransferase produces MSIEVRPATEFDDVAALVGPKKPTSNVCFCLSYRIGSKENNELRGSQRADRVRELCHQDPPPGVIAYLDDEPVGWAAVHPRSDTSFARNRLIPKVDDLDVWSLWCIRVRPGHRKQGISHALIDGAVAYAKRRGAPAIEGYPVDNRGEKVNLTMAYVGTRGLFEAAGFSKAADTDSTLDGFPRVLMRLDLRQGRNPSKKS; encoded by the coding sequence ATGAGCATCGAGGTGCGACCGGCGACCGAGTTCGACGACGTGGCCGCTCTCGTCGGCCCGAAGAAGCCGACGTCGAACGTGTGCTTCTGCCTGAGTTATCGGATCGGCAGCAAGGAGAACAACGAGCTGCGCGGCTCCCAGCGCGCGGATCGTGTGCGTGAGCTCTGCCATCAGGACCCGCCTCCCGGCGTGATCGCCTACCTCGACGACGAACCGGTCGGGTGGGCGGCAGTGCATCCGCGCAGCGACACGAGCTTCGCTCGGAACAGGCTGATCCCGAAGGTCGACGATCTCGACGTGTGGTCGCTGTGGTGCATCCGAGTCCGGCCGGGACACCGCAAGCAGGGGATCTCGCATGCGCTGATCGACGGGGCCGTGGCCTATGCGAAGAGACGTGGTGCCCCGGCGATCGAGGGATATCCGGTCGACAACAGGGGAGAGAAGGTGAATCTGACCATGGCGTACGTCGGCACGCGAGGGCTGTTCGAGGCGGCGGGCTTCAGCAAGGCCGCCGACACCGACTCGACTCTCGACGGCTTCCCACGGGTGCTGATGCGGCTGGATCTTCGACAGGGGCGGAATCCGTCGAAGAAATCGTGA
- a CDS encoding DivIVA domain-containing protein, translated as MALTPDDVVTKQFQHVRFKDGFDPDEVDDFLDEIVIEWRKALEENVELKAKLAAFESGDAPVAAAAPAAEAPAPVVEETPVAAPAEPAPSGSATATAGIIELAQRLHDEHVAEGEAKRAQLIADAEGEVNRIRTEAEAKQREESARLERERNTLEARITELRNFERDYRSQLRGYIEGQLRDLDEKSASTDSTPVSAIGL; from the coding sequence ATGGCACTTACCCCGGATGACGTCGTCACCAAGCAGTTCCAGCACGTCCGCTTCAAGGACGGCTTCGACCCGGACGAGGTCGACGACTTCCTCGACGAGATCGTCATCGAGTGGCGCAAGGCCCTCGAGGAGAACGTCGAACTCAAGGCCAAGCTGGCCGCGTTCGAGTCCGGCGATGCGCCGGTCGCTGCCGCGGCTCCTGCCGCCGAGGCGCCCGCGCCCGTCGTCGAAGAGACGCCCGTCGCCGCACCGGCCGAGCCCGCTCCGTCGGGTTCCGCGACCGCCACCGCCGGCATCATCGAGCTCGCACAGCGTCTGCACGACGAGCACGTCGCCGAGGGTGAGGCCAAGCGCGCTCAGCTCATCGCCGACGCCGAGGGCGAGGTCAACCGCATCCGCACCGAGGCCGAGGCCAAGCAGCGCGAAGAGTCGGCACGTCTCGAGCGCGAGCGCAACACGCTCGAGGCTCGCATCACCGAGCTCCGCAACTTCGAGCGCGACTACCGCTCGCAGCTGCGCGGCTACATCGAGGGCCAGCTCCGCGACCTCGACGAGAAGTCGGCGTCGACGGACTCGACCCCGGTCTCCGCGATCGGACTGTAG
- the dnaE gene encoding DNA polymerase III subunit alpha yields the protein MASDSFVHLHVHSEYSMLDGAAKIAAMTQAAADYDMPAIAVTDHGNTFAAFEFYKAANAAGVKPIIGLEAYVTPGTHRSDKTRVQWGSPDQKSDDVSGSGAYTHMTMWSESTQGMHNLFRLSSLSSMEGYYFKPRMDRELLQTYGKGLIATTGCPSGEIQTRLRLGQYDAARAAAAEFQDLFGKENYFAEIMDHGLSIERRVMTDLIRLAKDLSIPLVGTNDSHYTHQHEADAHAALLCVQSGSTLDDPNRFKFDGDGYYIKTAAEMRQLFRDHPEACDNTLLIAERCEVEFNTAANYMPRFPVPDGETEDSWLIKEVEAGLHYRYPSGIPDKVRKQAEYETGIILQMGFPGYFLVVADFINWAKDNGIRVGPGRGSGAGSMVAYAMKITDLDPLEHGLIFERFLNPDRVSMPDFDVDFDDRRRGEVIDYVTKKYGSERVAQIVTYGTIKSKQALKDAGRVLGFPFSMGERLTKAMPPPVMGKDMPLDGMFDSAHPRYKEASEFRALIETDPEAKTVFDRALGLEGLKRQWGVHAAGVIMSSEPLLDIIPIMRREQDGQIVTQFDYPSCESLGLIKMDFLGLRNLTIISDALDNIRTNRGEELDLEHLALDDRGAYELLGRGESLGVFQLDGGPMRALMRLMRPDNFGDISALIALYRPGPMGANSHTNYALRKNGQQPITPIHPEFTESLADILDESYGLIIYQEQVMAIAQRVAGFSLGQADILRRAMGKKKKSELDKQFEGFQAGMHANGYSDGAVNAIWEILLPFSDYAFNKAHSAAYGVVSYWTAYLKAHYPAEYMAALLTSVGDSKDKMALYLNECRRMGIKVLPPDVSESINYFAAVGDDIRFGLGAVRNVGSNVVEGIVKARKDERFTSFHHFLDKVPLHVSNKRTVESLIKAGAFDSMGDSRRALLEIHEDAVEAAVDRKRNEAQGAIGFDFDSLYEGTDEVAPAKVPARPEWIKKDKLAFEREMLGLYVSDHPLAGLEVPLAKHASISIHNLINSEEMQDGEQVTVAGLVTSVQHRVAKASGNPYGMITVEDFNGEVTVMFMGKTYTEFQHILQQDSILAVRGRVSKRDDGLNLHAQSAFAPDVGSFDAAGPLSLVLAEQRATERVMNDLADVLRRHNGDTEVVLRVHRGGTAKVFDVPMPVKVSADLFGDLKSLLGPSCLG from the coding sequence ATGGCATCCGACTCCTTCGTCCACCTGCACGTGCACAGCGAGTACTCGATGCTCGACGGGGCGGCGAAGATCGCAGCGATGACTCAGGCGGCTGCGGATTACGACATGCCAGCCATCGCGGTGACCGATCACGGCAACACCTTCGCGGCCTTCGAGTTCTACAAGGCGGCAAACGCCGCAGGCGTCAAGCCGATCATCGGACTCGAGGCCTACGTCACCCCCGGCACGCACCGCAGCGACAAGACACGCGTGCAGTGGGGCTCGCCCGATCAGAAGAGCGACGACGTCTCGGGTTCTGGTGCATACACCCACATGACGATGTGGAGCGAGAGCACGCAGGGGATGCACAACCTGTTCCGGCTCAGCTCGCTGTCGAGCATGGAGGGCTACTACTTCAAGCCCCGAATGGATCGGGAGCTCCTGCAGACCTACGGCAAGGGACTGATCGCCACGACCGGATGCCCGTCCGGCGAGATCCAGACCAGGCTGCGACTCGGCCAGTACGATGCGGCTCGCGCGGCGGCGGCGGAGTTCCAGGATCTGTTCGGCAAGGAGAACTACTTCGCCGAGATCATGGATCACGGCCTCTCCATCGAGCGCAGGGTCATGACCGACCTGATCCGCCTTGCCAAAGACCTCAGCATCCCGCTCGTCGGCACCAACGACTCGCACTACACGCACCAGCACGAGGCCGATGCGCACGCGGCGCTGCTGTGCGTGCAGTCCGGCTCGACGCTCGACGACCCGAACCGCTTCAAGTTCGACGGCGACGGCTACTACATCAAGACGGCCGCAGAGATGCGTCAGCTGTTCCGCGACCACCCCGAGGCATGCGACAACACGCTGCTCATCGCCGAACGCTGCGAGGTCGAGTTCAACACCGCGGCGAACTACATGCCGCGCTTCCCGGTGCCGGACGGCGAGACCGAGGACAGCTGGCTCATCAAGGAGGTCGAGGCGGGCCTCCATTACCGGTACCCGAGCGGCATCCCCGACAAGGTGCGCAAGCAGGCCGAATACGAGACCGGGATCATCCTGCAGATGGGTTTCCCGGGCTACTTCCTCGTCGTCGCCGACTTCATCAACTGGGCGAAGGACAACGGCATCCGCGTCGGTCCCGGCCGTGGTTCGGGTGCCGGATCCATGGTCGCGTACGCCATGAAGATCACTGACCTCGATCCCCTCGAGCACGGCCTGATCTTCGAGCGGTTCCTCAACCCCGACCGCGTCTCGATGCCTGACTTCGACGTGGACTTCGATGACCGTCGCCGCGGCGAGGTCATCGACTACGTGACCAAGAAGTACGGCTCCGAGCGCGTCGCGCAGATCGTCACCTACGGCACGATCAAGTCGAAGCAGGCGCTGAAGGACGCCGGGCGAGTGCTCGGTTTCCCCTTCAGCATGGGCGAGCGACTGACCAAGGCCATGCCGCCGCCAGTCATGGGCAAGGACATGCCGCTCGACGGCATGTTCGACTCCGCGCACCCCCGCTACAAGGAGGCGAGCGAGTTCCGTGCGCTGATCGAGACCGACCCCGAGGCGAAGACGGTGTTCGATCGGGCCCTCGGGCTCGAGGGACTGAAGCGCCAGTGGGGCGTCCACGCTGCCGGTGTGATCATGTCGTCCGAGCCGCTTCTCGACATCATCCCGATCATGCGTCGCGAGCAGGACGGCCAGATCGTCACGCAGTTCGACTATCCGTCATGCGAGTCTCTCGGCCTGATCAAGATGGACTTCCTGGGGTTGCGCAACCTCACGATCATCTCGGACGCGCTCGACAACATCCGCACCAACAGGGGAGAGGAGCTCGACCTTGAGCACCTCGCGCTCGACGACCGCGGAGCCTACGAACTGCTCGGCCGTGGAGAGTCGCTCGGCGTCTTCCAGCTCGACGGCGGGCCGATGCGCGCGCTCATGCGTCTCATGCGTCCCGACAACTTCGGCGACATCTCGGCTCTCATCGCGCTGTACCGTCCGGGGCCGATGGGTGCGAACTCGCACACGAACTACGCGCTGCGAAAGAACGGCCAGCAGCCCATCACGCCGATCCATCCGGAGTTCACCGAATCGCTCGCCGACATCCTCGACGAGTCCTACGGCCTGATCATCTATCAGGAGCAGGTCATGGCCATCGCCCAGCGCGTGGCCGGATTCTCTCTCGGCCAGGCCGACATCCTCCGCCGAGCGATGGGCAAGAAGAAGAAGTCCGAGCTGGACAAGCAGTTCGAGGGCTTCCAGGCCGGTATGCACGCGAACGGCTACTCGGATGGCGCGGTCAACGCCATCTGGGAGATCCTGCTCCCGTTCTCCGACTACGCCTTCAACAAGGCCCACTCCGCCGCCTACGGCGTCGTGTCGTACTGGACCGCCTACCTCAAGGCCCACTACCCCGCCGAGTACATGGCCGCACTGCTCACCAGCGTCGGCGACTCGAAAGACAAGATGGCGCTGTATCTGAACGAGTGCCGCCGGATGGGCATCAAGGTGCTTCCGCCGGACGTCTCCGAATCCATCAATTACTTCGCCGCCGTCGGCGACGACATCCGTTTCGGGCTCGGTGCCGTGCGCAACGTCGGCAGCAACGTCGTGGAAGGCATCGTGAAGGCGCGGAAGGACGAGCGCTTCACCTCGTTCCATCACTTCCTCGACAAGGTGCCGCTGCACGTCTCGAACAAGCGCACCGTGGAGTCGCTGATCAAGGCCGGCGCCTTCGACTCGATGGGCGACTCCCGCCGGGCGCTGCTGGAGATCCACGAGGATGCCGTAGAGGCCGCCGTGGATCGCAAGCGGAACGAAGCGCAGGGCGCGATCGGCTTCGACTTCGACAGTCTGTACGAGGGCACGGACGAGGTGGCGCCGGCCAAGGTTCCGGCGCGTCCCGAGTGGATCAAGAAGGACAAGCTCGCCTTCGAGCGCGAGATGCTCGGCCTGTACGTCTCCGACCATCCGCTCGCCGGGCTCGAGGTGCCTCTCGCGAAGCATGCGTCGATCTCGATCCACAACCTCATCAACTCGGAGGAGATGCAGGACGGCGAGCAGGTCACCGTCGCCGGTCTCGTGACGAGTGTTCAGCATCGTGTCGCGAAGGCCAGCGGAAACCCGTACGGCATGATCACGGTCGAGGACTTCAACGGCGAGGTGACGGTCATGTTCATGGGCAAGACCTACACCGAGTTCCAGCACATCCTGCAGCAGGACTCGATCCTGGCTGTCCGCGGACGCGTCTCGAAGCGCGACGACGGGCTCAATCTCCACGCGCAGTCGGCGTTCGCCCCCGATGTCGGCTCGTTCGATGCGGCAGGACCGCTCTCACTCGTGCTGGCGGAGCAACGAGCGACCGAGAGGGTCATGAACGACCTCGCCGATGTCCTACGCCGACACAACGGAGACACTGAGGTGGTTCTGCGCGTGCACCGTGGCGGCACGGCGAAAGTGTTCGACGTGCCGATGCCCGTGAAGGTCTCCGCCGACCTGTTCGGCGATCTCAAATCACTCCTCGGACCGAGCTGCCTCGGCTGA
- the hisD gene encoding histidinol dehydrogenase, with the protein MLRTIDLRGRELSPADMLAAVPRATQARAEALDTAARIVEDVRARGEEALREQADRFDRVSGHEVRVPAQHIADALEILAPEVRAALEEAIRRVRIASAAQVPAPQVTEIGAGATITQRWQPVHRAGVYIPGGKAVYPSSVIMNVVPAQVAGVEQIALASPPQDDQDGRIHPTILAAAGLLGITEVYAMGGAGAIGAFAHGVAGIGLDPVDVLSGPGNNYVASAKRAVAGVVGTDSEAGATEILVVADSAADPRLIAADLVSQAEHDEQASAVLVTDSEDLAERVASEVARQAASTRHATRVAAALDGPQSAIVLVDDRAMATAFSNAYAPEHLELHLDDAETAADTFTSAGAVFVGDHTPVSLGDYMAGSNHVLPTGGQARYAPGLGAYTFLRPQQVISYDRAALAEVRAGVVALANTEVLPAHGEAIEARFTA; encoded by the coding sequence ATCTTGCGCACGATCGATCTGCGGGGGCGCGAGCTCTCGCCGGCAGACATGCTCGCGGCCGTGCCGCGAGCCACCCAGGCACGCGCAGAGGCACTCGATACGGCGGCGCGGATCGTCGAGGACGTGCGAGCGCGAGGCGAAGAGGCGCTCCGCGAGCAGGCCGACAGATTCGACCGCGTCTCCGGACACGAAGTCCGAGTGCCGGCCCAGCACATCGCCGATGCCCTCGAGATCCTGGCGCCGGAGGTCCGCGCCGCGCTCGAGGAGGCGATCCGTCGAGTGCGCATCGCCTCGGCGGCCCAGGTCCCCGCGCCTCAGGTCACCGAGATCGGTGCCGGCGCCACCATCACCCAGCGCTGGCAGCCGGTCCACCGTGCGGGCGTCTACATCCCCGGAGGCAAGGCGGTCTATCCGTCGAGCGTCATCATGAACGTCGTCCCGGCGCAGGTGGCAGGTGTCGAGCAGATCGCGCTCGCATCCCCTCCACAGGACGACCAGGACGGACGCATCCACCCGACGATCCTCGCAGCGGCCGGTCTCCTCGGCATCACCGAGGTCTACGCGATGGGCGGGGCAGGAGCCATCGGAGCATTCGCGCACGGCGTCGCCGGCATAGGTCTCGATCCTGTCGACGTGCTCTCGGGGCCGGGGAACAACTACGTCGCCTCAGCGAAGAGGGCCGTGGCCGGCGTCGTGGGCACGGATTCCGAGGCCGGTGCCACCGAGATCCTCGTGGTCGCGGACTCGGCAGCGGACCCGCGTCTGATCGCCGCCGACCTCGTGAGCCAGGCAGAGCACGACGAGCAGGCCTCGGCGGTGCTCGTCACGGACTCGGAGGACCTCGCAGAACGCGTGGCGTCCGAGGTCGCCCGGCAGGCCGCGTCGACCCGCCACGCCACCCGCGTTGCAGCCGCGCTCGACGGCCCGCAGTCGGCGATCGTCCTCGTCGACGATCGTGCGATGGCCACGGCGTTCAGCAACGCGTACGCGCCGGAGCACCTCGAGCTGCATCTCGACGATGCCGAGACCGCGGCTGACACTTTCACCAGCGCCGGTGCCGTCTTCGTCGGCGACCACACCCCGGTGAGCCTCGGCGACTACATGGCGGGCAGCAACCATGTTCTGCCCACCGGGGGACAGGCGCGCTATGCGCCCGGGCTCGGCGCCTACACGTTCCTCCGCCCGCAGCAGGTGATCTCGTACGATCGCGCTGCCCTCGCCGAAGTCCGTGCCGGAGTCGTCGCACTCGCCAACACCGAGGTGCTTCCCGCGCACGGTGAGGCGATCGAGGCTCGTTTCACGGCGTAG
- a CDS encoding quinone-dependent dihydroorotate dehydrogenase, whose protein sequence is MYPLLFRAVLSRFDPEFAHHAGMAVIRVLGVPPFSWATRALTKPDPSLRVEALGLTFSSPFGIAAGFDKNAIGVRGLAALGFGHVEVGTVTAIPQEGNPKPRLFRLVADRAVINRMGFNNEGADAAARRLAKLRRGAPDTVIGVNIGKSRVVDVEDATADYVASATRLAPLADYLAVNVSSPNTPGLRGLQAVETLAPLLRAVRAASGSTPLLVKIAPDLPDDEITAIAKLAVDEGLAGIIAHNTTISRDGLTTDAATVEAAGAGGLSGAPLKERSLQVLRLVRTAVPADFCVIAVGGVETPADVQERLAAGATLVQGYTAFLYRGPFWGRELNRGLVRR, encoded by the coding sequence ATGTATCCGCTGCTCTTCCGCGCTGTCCTGTCGCGCTTCGACCCCGAGTTCGCCCACCACGCCGGGATGGCGGTGATCCGTGTACTCGGCGTGCCCCCGTTCTCCTGGGCGACGCGCGCGCTCACGAAGCCCGACCCGTCGCTGCGTGTCGAGGCACTCGGGCTGACCTTCTCATCCCCGTTCGGTATCGCTGCGGGCTTCGACAAGAACGCGATCGGTGTGCGCGGGCTCGCGGCTCTCGGATTCGGGCACGTGGAGGTCGGCACCGTGACGGCGATCCCGCAGGAGGGCAACCCCAAGCCTCGGCTCTTCCGGCTCGTCGCCGACCGGGCCGTCATCAACCGGATGGGCTTCAACAACGAGGGTGCGGATGCGGCCGCGAGACGACTCGCGAAGTTGCGCAGAGGGGCCCCGGACACGGTGATCGGTGTCAACATCGGCAAGAGCCGGGTCGTCGACGTCGAGGATGCGACGGCCGACTACGTCGCATCCGCGACCAGGCTCGCTCCGCTTGCCGACTACCTGGCGGTCAACGTGTCGTCGCCCAACACACCCGGCCTTCGGGGCCTGCAGGCCGTCGAGACCCTGGCACCGCTGTTGAGGGCCGTGCGCGCGGCATCGGGATCCACGCCGCTGCTCGTCAAGATCGCGCCTGACCTCCCGGACGACGAGATCACGGCGATCGCGAAGCTCGCCGTCGACGAGGGGCTCGCGGGGATCATCGCGCACAACACGACGATCAGCCGGGACGGCCTCACCACTGACGCTGCGACCGTCGAGGCGGCGGGCGCCGGTGGTCTCTCCGGTGCGCCGCTCAAGGAGCGTTCGCTGCAGGTACTCCGACTCGTCCGTACTGCGGTCCCCGCGGACTTCTGCGTGATCGCCGTCGGGGGAGTGGAGACCCCCGCAGACGTGCAGGAGCGACTCGCTGCAGGCGCGACCCTCGTGCAGGGATACACGGCCTTCCTGTACCGCGGCCCGTTCTGGGGACGCGAGCTCAACAGGGGGCTCGTGCGCCGCTGA
- a CDS encoding YggT family protein, with amino-acid sequence MGIVVSIVASILHLALLLYLLVLFARLILGYIPMFNREWRPKGAGLVAAELVYTLTDPPVRFFRRIIPPLRIGSISLDFGFSITILIVLILMSIVRNFI; translated from the coding sequence GTGGGGATCGTCGTCTCCATCGTCGCCAGCATCCTTCATCTGGCGCTTCTGCTGTATCTGCTGGTGCTCTTCGCTCGCCTGATCCTGGGCTACATCCCGATGTTCAATCGGGAGTGGAGACCCAAGGGTGCGGGTCTCGTCGCAGCCGAGCTCGTCTACACGCTGACCGATCCGCCTGTCCGGTTCTTCCGGCGGATCATCCCACCCCTGAGGATCGGCTCGATCTCGCTGGATTTCGGGTTCTCGATCACGATTCTGATCGTGCTGATCCTCATGAGCATCGTCCGCAACTTCATCTGA